A single genomic interval of Lentimicrobium saccharophilum harbors:
- a CDS encoding TrkH family potassium uptake protein: MAILAGEQVKPFLETAVLAFAVGLMLYYAARSKADHHPLSRKEAYLTVTLTWLIMSLTGSLPYLISGAIPSVTDAIFESVSGFTTTGSSILTDIEVLPKSILFWRSLTHWIGGIGIIVLVIIIMPALKIGGYHLFSMESSLQEKISPRIKTVGIYLLYIYISLTVAEIILLLAGGMNIFESTCHAFGTVATGGFSPRNDSIAGYSPYIQYVITIFMLLAGVNFIIPYYLVKKDFLKIRQNEEFRFYLVVVFIIGIFISLSLMKDMGKSAETAFREGFFQVVSIITCTGFATADYLQWPVYAWLIIFFCMFLGGSTGSTAGGIKMVRHLIVMKNVRIIFRRLSSPHAMIPIRLNKKMLNEEANNSVLTFVTLYLMVFITGSVILVLLGLDGATSASSVATCMAGIGPGIGSVGPVSNFAHLPQAAKIILSVLMITGRLEIYTVLILFSPSYWKK; this comes from the coding sequence GTGGCTATCTTAGCCGGAGAGCAGGTAAAACCGTTTCTGGAAACAGCCGTGCTTGCTTTTGCCGTTGGTCTGATGCTATATTATGCTGCACGCAGCAAAGCGGATCACCACCCGCTCAGCCGGAAAGAAGCCTATCTGACCGTTACGCTTACCTGGCTGATCATGAGCCTTACAGGCAGCCTCCCCTACCTGATTTCAGGAGCCATTCCTTCGGTAACTGATGCCATTTTTGAATCAGTCTCTGGTTTTACGACTACCGGATCCAGTATTCTTACCGATATCGAAGTTCTTCCAAAATCCATACTTTTCTGGAGAAGCCTTACCCACTGGATCGGAGGTATCGGCATCATTGTACTGGTAATTATCATAATGCCTGCACTGAAAATCGGGGGTTATCACCTGTTCTCGATGGAATCCTCCCTTCAGGAGAAAATCAGTCCAAGAATAAAAACTGTAGGTATTTATCTCTTATATATTTACATTTCGCTGACGGTTGCTGAAATCATCCTGCTTTTAGCCGGAGGGATGAACATTTTCGAAAGCACCTGCCATGCATTCGGCACGGTAGCTACGGGTGGCTTCTCTCCGCGGAACGACAGTATTGCAGGATATTCACCTTATATTCAATATGTTATAACAATATTTATGCTACTTGCCGGAGTTAATTTCATCATTCCCTATTATCTGGTGAAAAAGGATTTTCTAAAAATCAGACAGAATGAAGAGTTCCGGTTTTATCTGGTAGTAGTATTCATTATTGGAATTTTCATTTCACTATCACTGATGAAAGATATGGGAAAGTCTGCAGAAACCGCTTTCAGGGAAGGGTTCTTTCAGGTGGTTTCCATCATCACCTGTACCGGGTTTGCCACTGCCGATTACCTTCAGTGGCCGGTTTATGCCTGGCTGATTATCTTTTTCTGCATGTTCCTGGGAGGAAGTACGGGTTCAACGGCAGGAGGCATCAAGATGGTAAGGCACCTGATCGTTATGAAAAACGTAAGAATCATATTCAGAAGGTTAAGTTCCCCCCATGCCATGATTCCCATCCGTCTGAACAAAAAAATGCTGAATGAAGAGGCAAACAACTCCGTGCTGACATTTGTCACGCTCTATCTGATGGTTTTTATCACAGGCAGCGTTATTTTAGTGCTACTGGGTCTCGATGGGGCTACCTCTGCCAGTTCGGTGGCTACCTGTATGGCCGGTATTGGGCCCGGTATTGGCAGTGTGGGGCCTGTAAGTAATTTTGCCCATCTGCCGCAGGCCGCAAAAATCATCCTGTCAGTGCTGATGATCACCGGAAGGCTGGAAATATATACCGTATTGATTCTTTTTTCACCGTCTTACTGGAAAAAATAA
- a CDS encoding ATP-binding protein — MKTGKPEQGGISGSRKPETGQYLISAAITGIAALSCAPLAGGSHYHVVSFILLFVVSIMSTFLGIGPVLLASTLSALIWNFFFIPPQLTFHIDKPEDLLIFGLFFIIALVNGILTTRIRRQEVLAREREKRTESLFRLTHELSKASGIDEIVVIAAEKIEEQFSAPAFLILQDGNNHLMVTGRGRKNIPLSLNEAEAAGWVFSHVKKAGNFTAHPLTVNYTLYPLQGNKINPGVVAIRQTEAFNEEQQSYWDTFIAQITNALEREFLGELARQARFLAESDRLYKTLFNSISHELRIPVATIMGASDTILNTEESGNIQKELIGEIFTASLRLNRLIENLLNITRLESGHISVRLDWYDINDLINMVLEELEDELKPFSVQVSIPDDMPPVKIDFGLMEQVLYNLLYNAAQHAPAASEILLTAGTTESGFTLQLTDKGPGFPETALKQVFDKFYRVDNKKAGGLGLGLSIVKGFTEAHKGSIHVENAPGGGALFTLHIPSEKPDFDIPNQTIK; from the coding sequence ATGAAAACCGGAAAGCCTGAACAAGGCGGAATCAGCGGTTCGCGAAAGCCTGAAACAGGGCAGTACCTTATATCAGCAGCCATAACAGGTATTGCGGCTTTAAGTTGCGCTCCCCTTGCAGGAGGCAGTCACTATCATGTGGTTTCATTTATCCTGCTTTTCGTGGTTTCCATTATGTCAACTTTTCTGGGGATAGGGCCTGTACTGCTGGCCTCCACATTGAGTGCACTGATATGGAATTTCTTTTTTATCCCTCCCCAGCTTACATTTCACATTGACAAACCAGAAGACCTTTTGATATTCGGGCTTTTCTTCATCATTGCACTGGTTAATGGCATTCTGACCACACGTATCCGCAGGCAGGAGGTGCTGGCCCGCGAAAGGGAAAAACGCACCGAAAGTCTTTTCAGGTTGACTCATGAACTATCTAAAGCCAGCGGAATAGATGAGATCGTGGTGATTGCCGCAGAAAAAATTGAAGAGCAGTTTTCCGCACCCGCGTTTCTGATTCTTCAGGACGGAAACAACCACCTGATGGTCACAGGGCGGGGCAGGAAAAATATCCCGTTATCGCTCAACGAAGCGGAGGCAGCCGGATGGGTATTCAGTCATGTTAAAAAAGCAGGCAATTTTACTGCCCACCCGCTCACAGTAAATTACACCCTATATCCTTTGCAGGGAAATAAAATAAACCCTGGAGTGGTAGCTATCCGGCAAACGGAGGCATTCAACGAAGAACAACAATCCTATTGGGATACCTTTATCGCGCAAATTACCAACGCCCTTGAAAGGGAATTCCTGGGTGAACTGGCCAGGCAGGCAAGGTTTCTGGCCGAATCAGACCGGCTTTACAAAACCCTGTTCAATTCTATTTCGCATGAACTCAGAATTCCTGTTGCTACGATAATGGGAGCCTCGGACACCATCCTGAATACCGAGGAATCAGGCAATATACAGAAGGAATTGATTGGTGAGATCTTTACCGCATCGCTCCGGCTCAACCGGTTGATCGAAAACCTGCTGAACATCACCCGCCTCGAAAGCGGGCACATCTCGGTAAGGCTGGACTGGTACGACATCAATGACCTGATCAACATGGTACTGGAGGAGCTGGAGGATGAATTGAAACCTTTCTCGGTTCAGGTCAGCATTCCGGATGATATGCCGCCAGTAAAGATTGACTTCGGATTGATGGAGCAGGTGTTATATAATCTGCTTTACAATGCGGCCCAACATGCTCCCGCTGCATCTGAAATCCTGCTTACAGCCGGAACTACTGAATCAGGATTTACACTTCAGCTCACCGATAAGGGCCCGGGGTTCCCGGAAACGGCGCTGAAACAGGTTTTTGATAAATTCTACCGCGTCGACAATAAAAAAGCGGGCGGCCTGGGCCTGGGGCTTTCCATAGTGAAAGGATTTACCGAAGCGCACAAGGGCAGCATCCACGTTGAAAATGCCCCGGGAGGAGGCGCATTGTTTACCCTGCATATCCCTTCCGAAAAACCCGACTTTGATATCCCGAACCAGACCATAAAATGA
- a CDS encoding response regulator, whose translation MNNSETILIIDDELQIRRLLEITLSASGYHIIVSATGKEGLVDAATHHPSLILLDLGLPDIDGQLLLKKLREWYAKPVIVLSVRNSETDIIQALDNGANDYLTKPFRTGELLARIRAAARAAQSLPDSAVVETDSLSIDMASHIVRKNGEILKLTATEFSLLSLLAKNSGRVLTHQYILKEVWGHGYTGQTQYLRVFVAQLRKKIEDNPARPALLITESGIGYRFGE comes from the coding sequence ATGAACAACAGCGAAACCATACTGATTATTGACGATGAATTGCAGATCAGACGACTGCTCGAAATCACCCTGTCTGCCAGCGGGTACCACATCATTGTTTCAGCAACAGGTAAGGAAGGTTTGGTAGATGCGGCAACCCATCATCCATCACTGATCCTGCTTGATCTGGGTTTGCCCGACATTGATGGTCAACTGCTGCTGAAAAAACTCCGGGAATGGTATGCCAAACCGGTGATTGTATTATCAGTGCGCAATTCGGAAACGGATATCATCCAGGCGCTCGACAATGGCGCTAACGACTACCTGACCAAGCCCTTCAGAACCGGAGAACTGCTGGCACGGATCAGGGCAGCAGCTAGGGCTGCCCAAAGCCTACCCGACTCCGCAGTGGTTGAAACCGATTCGCTTAGCATTGACATGGCCAGTCATATCGTACGCAAAAACGGGGAAATCCTGAAACTTACCGCCACGGAATTCTCCCTGCTCTCCCTTCTGGCCAAAAACAGCGGACGCGTACTTACCCATCAGTATATTCTTAAAGAAGTCTGGGGTCACGGGTATACCGGTCAAACCCAATATCTGCGCGTGTTTGTGGCACAACTTAGAAAAAAGATTGAAGACAACCCCGCCAGGCCGGCCTTGCTGATCACAGAATCGGGCATCGGATACCGCTTCGGGGAGTGA
- a CDS encoding GxxExxY protein — MSDIIFKEESYRLIRICMDVHNNLGAGFLEIVYKDALEYEFVKAGIPFEREKRYDVKYKSIILPHNFYADFVVFDKIILEVKSVSTIREEFVAQSINYLKVSGNKLALLVNFGESRLNYKRVVL, encoded by the coding sequence ATGAGTGATATAATTTTTAAAGAGGAAAGCTACAGGTTAATAAGAATTTGCATGGATGTGCATAACAATCTGGGTGCAGGATTTCTGGAAATTGTATATAAGGATGCATTGGAATATGAATTTGTCAAAGCAGGTATTCCCTTTGAAAGAGAAAAGAGATATGATGTGAAATACAAAAGCATTATTCTTCCTCACAATTTCTATGCTGACTTTGTTGTGTTTGATAAGATTATTTTAGAAGTAAAAAGCGTATCTACAATCAGGGAAGAATTTGTTGCCCAGTCCATCAATTATTTGAAAGTATCAGGAAATAAACTGGCATTGCTGGTGAACTTTGGTGAGTCCAGGCTAAATTATAAGAGAGTTGTCCTTTGA
- a CDS encoding DUF1801 domain-containing protein — protein sequence MAEIKTRPVDTDVHEFIRTFANTEQKIADSFTLLKLMEEITGYQPVMWGPSIIGFGSYHYKSERSRQEGDWPLAGFSPRKAAISLYVYAGAPGQDEMLKELGKYKMGKACIYVKKLADIRQDVLIRLIQSSVDYLRKKYS from the coding sequence ATGGCAGAAATCAAAACCAGGCCGGTTGACACGGACGTACATGAATTTATCCGGACATTTGCAAATACAGAACAAAAAATTGCTGACAGCTTTACATTGCTGAAGCTGATGGAGGAAATCACCGGTTATCAACCTGTTATGTGGGGGCCTTCCATCATCGGGTTTGGCAGTTATCATTACAAATCGGAAAGAAGCCGGCAGGAGGGCGACTGGCCGCTGGCAGGGTTTTCGCCGCGTAAAGCAGCCATTTCATTGTATGTTTACGCGGGCGCTCCGGGTCAGGATGAAATGCTGAAAGAGCTGGGTAAGTACAAGATGGGCAAAGCCTGTATATATGTTAAAAAGCTGGCTGACATCAGGCAGGATGTCCTGATCAGGCTGATTCAGTCATCGGTGGATTACCTGCGTAAGAAATACTCTTGA
- a CDS encoding DUF2200 domain-containing protein yields the protein MNANTKIFRMPFSQVYPFYIAKAEKKGRSRAEVDQIICWLTGYNAQALQQQLDNQTDFEHFFSGAPRINPDASKITGVVCGIRVEEIGDKLMQQIRYLDKMVDELAKGRPMEKILRK from the coding sequence ATGAACGCAAATACAAAAATCTTCAGGATGCCTTTTTCTCAGGTATATCCATTTTACATTGCGAAAGCGGAGAAGAAAGGGCGCAGCAGGGCCGAAGTGGACCAGATCATCTGCTGGCTGACCGGATATAATGCACAAGCCCTGCAACAACAGCTTGACAATCAGACTGACTTTGAGCATTTCTTTTCAGGTGCGCCGCGGATCAATCCTGATGCATCCAAAATTACCGGAGTTGTTTGCGGCATCCGGGTGGAAGAAATCGGGGACAAGCTGATGCAGCAGATCCGCTATCTCGACAAGATGGTGGACGAACTGGCCAAAGGCAGGCCTATGGAGAAAATTTTACGGAAATAA
- a CDS encoding DUF6265 family protein: MKILLSIIAACITSIPYGQPAFPGFLQGTWKTENRDTYEHWDKLNESSLKGFAYKLEEGRIRVTEYLEIGRKNQDVVYTATLADQNQGEGVDFKLVAAEGVWNFVNPVHDFPQKIVYRELSANEIFVEVSDGAGKGFSYKMIRQYVQDTTSANPAYDAALAGRLGGDDYGMKSYFLVILKTGSNTTAERELITNSFRGHLDNISRLVEENKLVVAGPMGKNELQYRGIFILHNIPSEDEARALLLTDPAIKNGLLDYELFSWYGSAALPEYLPASEKIWKLKP, from the coding sequence ATGAAAATCCTGCTTTCAATTATCGCAGCATGCATAACCTCAATCCCTTACGGACAACCGGCTTTCCCCGGCTTTCTGCAGGGAACCTGGAAAACGGAAAACCGCGATACCTATGAACATTGGGATAAACTCAATGAATCCTCGCTGAAAGGGTTCGCCTATAAGCTGGAGGAGGGGAGAATCCGGGTAACCGAATACCTTGAAATCGGCCGGAAAAACCAGGATGTGGTTTACACCGCCACACTTGCTGACCAGAATCAGGGGGAAGGAGTAGATTTTAAGCTTGTCGCCGCTGAGGGAGTCTGGAATTTTGTCAATCCCGTACACGATTTTCCCCAAAAGATTGTTTACCGGGAACTTTCGGCCAATGAAATATTTGTGGAAGTTTCCGACGGAGCCGGTAAAGGGTTTTCCTATAAAATGATCCGGCAGTATGTGCAGGATACCACTTCCGCCAATCCCGCTTACGATGCTGCACTGGCCGGCAGGCTGGGCGGAGATGACTACGGGATGAAGTCTTACTTTCTGGTTATCCTGAAGACCGGATCGAATACTACTGCGGAAAGGGAATTGATAACCAATAGTTTCAGAGGGCATCTGGATAATATCAGCCGCCTGGTGGAGGAAAATAAACTGGTGGTCGCCGGGCCTATGGGGAAAAATGAACTTCAATACCGCGGAATCTTTATTCTGCATAATATCCCATCGGAAGATGAGGCCAGGGCGCTCCTGCTGACCGACCCGGCCATTAAAAACGGATTGCTGGATTATGAGTTATTCAGCTGGTATGGTTCCGCCGCGCTTCCCGAATACCTGCCGGCTTCGGAAAAAATCTGGAAACTGAAACCCTGA
- a CDS encoding VOC family protein, which produces MKQIILPAGLLFLGSIAIGQGRNDKEMEQRITFITLGVNDINASIDFYENKFGWKRSAQGSDDLIVFELCGLYLALYPKNALAHDAGVDAVGQGFRGFTISYNVRSVQEVDDLIAVLKSRGVHVVKEPQKVFWGGYSSYIGDPDGNLWEIAYNPYLKHE; this is translated from the coding sequence ATGAAACAGATCATTTTGCCCGCCGGATTGTTATTCTTAGGTTCTATTGCCATTGGACAAGGCAGAAACGATAAAGAAATGGAACAGCGTATTACATTTATTACATTGGGAGTCAATGATATAAATGCATCCATTGACTTTTATGAAAATAAATTCGGGTGGAAGCGTTCCGCTCAGGGCAGCGACGACCTGATCGTTTTTGAACTTTGCGGTCTTTACCTGGCATTATATCCCAAAAACGCGCTGGCGCATGATGCCGGTGTTGATGCTGTTGGACAGGGTTTCAGAGGGTTTACGATTTCATATAACGTCAGGAGTGTGCAGGAAGTTGATGACCTGATCGCTGTGTTGAAAAGCAGGGGCGTACACGTGGTGAAAGAACCGCAGAAAGTCTTTTGGGGAGGCTACAGCAGCTACATCGGAGATCCTGACGGAAATCTATGGGAAATTGCATACAACCCTTACCTGAAACATGAATAG
- a CDS encoding T9SS type A sorting domain-containing protein, giving the protein MKHLALTCILFCLALTGLCQFVPQPLNYPGVGYWPYYYAITDPDHVWIGTFHENGLPCPFSVKTTDGGESWIFDTIPVPGIPQCVSVCGWDANTGFFVFADSDGSTDPSIWKTTDGGTNWSNMITTQFTGSFINFYHAFSADSGLAVGDPRDGYFEIQLTHNGGTTWSRVPSSDIPDILPDEMGLNHSYSGVGNSVWFTTSKARLFRSADRGLTWEATELVPNASLDLGVCFSTAQHGAVWNRSVNTNQLFITNDGGVTLEPVSFPAGYYIMDMSCVQGIDGGFVITAYKNSMRVYFTPDMFSNLFIIKSSILSNGAVEFYDEATGWLGGGESGYNEIYKYTGILTSTNETLTEHARLTIIPNPSDAEALLRLPQNGNLKFTGLRVTDLTGKVIYSRSVRSSGGWIKLDASALINGVYILEVLSGNKPSGRAKWIVNH; this is encoded by the coding sequence ATGAAACATTTAGCTTTAACCTGCATTCTTTTTTGCCTGGCACTCACAGGTTTGTGCCAGTTTGTGCCTCAGCCGCTGAATTATCCCGGCGTGGGATACTGGCCATATTATTACGCCATCACAGACCCGGATCATGTCTGGATCGGGACGTTCCACGAGAATGGATTACCTTGTCCTTTTTCAGTGAAGACCACCGATGGCGGTGAATCCTGGATCTTTGACACAATCCCGGTTCCCGGCATTCCTCAATGTGTTTCTGTATGCGGGTGGGATGCAAATACCGGTTTCTTCGTGTTTGCAGATTCCGATGGCAGCACTGATCCTTCCATATGGAAAACCACCGACGGCGGTACTAACTGGTCCAACATGATCACAACGCAGTTTACCGGTAGTTTTATCAATTTCTACCATGCCTTCAGCGCAGATTCAGGGCTCGCGGTGGGAGATCCCAGGGATGGTTACTTTGAAATACAACTTACACACAATGGCGGAACGACATGGTCAAGGGTCCCCTCTTCTGACATCCCTGATATCCTGCCGGATGAAATGGGATTGAACCATAGTTATTCCGGCGTGGGGAATTCTGTCTGGTTTACGACCAGCAAGGCCAGGCTTTTCCGCTCTGCCGACAGAGGCCTGACCTGGGAAGCTACAGAACTGGTTCCGAATGCAAGCCTTGATCTTGGCGTGTGTTTTTCCACAGCACAGCATGGAGCGGTCTGGAACAGATCTGTAAATACCAATCAGCTTTTCATCACCAACGACGGCGGTGTTACCCTGGAGCCGGTATCATTCCCGGCGGGATACTATATAATGGACATGAGCTGTGTGCAGGGGATTGATGGCGGTTTTGTGATAACCGCATACAAAAACTCAATGAGGGTATATTTCACCCCGGATATGTTCAGCAATCTGTTCATTATCAAATCCAGCATATTGTCAAACGGAGCGGTTGAATTTTACGATGAGGCCACAGGATGGCTGGGTGGCGGAGAATCAGGATACAATGAGATTTATAAATATACCGGGATACTGACATCCACCAATGAAACACTGACTGAACATGCCCGGTTGACAATCATTCCCAATCCATCGGATGCCGAAGCCCTGTTAAGATTGCCGCAGAATGGAAACCTGAAATTTACAGGGCTCCGGGTTACAGACCTGACCGGCAAGGTGATTTACAGCCGTTCCGTCAGATCTTCCGGTGGATGGATTAAACTGGATGCATCCGCTTTAATAAACGGGGTCTATATTCTGGAAGTCCTGTCGGGAAACAAGCCATCAGGCCGTGCAAAGTGGATTGTAA